In the genome of Hymenobacter cellulosivorans, one region contains:
- a CDS encoding T9SS type B sorting domain-containing protein, giving the protein MPRFLPRFFPVLLLLILGALPGWATHIVGGELDLQYQSGSTYRLNLNLYFDAVYGNPGALDSDLSVGIFEKGTDRRMQNLVLPLVSNTNVAYSDIACTLPVLSTRRIQYSGPITLAADRYNNPAGYYAAVERCCRNNSIRNIRNPGNAGQTYYLEFPAVVRNGQPFINSTPRIFPPLSDYACRGELFYYDFGGQDVDGDSLVYELSTPLNGHSDTNMPKPEQAQPQPYAPIQWMPGLSVLNQIPGTPALSVNRFSGRLEVRPSQLGLFVFGIKCSEYRKGIKISEVRRDFQLQVIDCPRNTKPEVKVLLPGSNQPYQPGRDVLQLGPSNGRCLKLRFTDPDPTSRLSLSIRPVNFTAPLPTFTVSQGMVRTTGAPDTLFSELCFSKCLDTKGRVYLLDVIVADNGCSLPKRDTVRLAFTGIPDPNSVPTVATTAGPGLPLRVRIGDLVTFQVTGRDPDSDPVTLEMIGRGFTPGSVGATMVQNTTGASVNGTFTWRVPCPPTDKFLYEFEFRAAAKPCDERQASPPIVVPIQIEYANTPPTLTASDAAPLIRHRLGEPYQLTLEGLDADNDQLTLTASVDGLTLAEAGMRFTARNGAGKATATFEWDPSCTVAQREITEVTFQLQETTCRPVPISRTMRFEVLRPEYPPFMPANIFTPNNDGNHDFFELPTLPPDFCDSRLANIKIFSRWGNMVYQTTNRTFKWDGGGLPAGVYFLLIEFTDKSYRGTVTIAP; this is encoded by the coding sequence ATGCCTCGTTTTTTACCTCGCTTTTTTCCTGTTCTGCTGCTGCTGATCCTGGGCGCTTTGCCGGGCTGGGCCACCCATATTGTGGGCGGAGAACTGGACCTGCAATACCAGTCGGGCAGCACCTACCGCCTCAACCTCAACTTGTATTTCGACGCCGTGTATGGCAACCCAGGCGCGCTGGACAGCGACCTGTCGGTAGGCATTTTCGAAAAGGGCACCGACCGGCGGATGCAGAATTTGGTTTTACCGCTGGTGTCCAACACCAATGTGGCGTACTCCGATATTGCCTGCACCCTGCCTGTTCTGAGCACCCGCCGCATTCAGTACAGCGGCCCGATTACGCTGGCCGCCGACCGGTATAACAACCCGGCGGGCTACTACGCAGCCGTGGAGCGGTGCTGCCGCAACAACAGCATCCGCAACATTCGCAACCCCGGCAACGCGGGCCAGACCTACTACCTGGAGTTTCCGGCCGTGGTACGCAACGGGCAGCCATTTATCAACTCTACCCCCCGGATTTTTCCGCCCCTGAGCGACTATGCCTGCCGTGGAGAGCTGTTTTACTACGATTTCGGTGGTCAGGACGTGGACGGCGACTCGCTGGTTTATGAGCTTTCGACACCACTGAACGGGCACTCCGATACCAATATGCCCAAGCCCGAGCAGGCCCAGCCCCAGCCCTATGCCCCCATCCAATGGATGCCGGGCCTGAGTGTTCTCAACCAGATTCCCGGCACCCCGGCCCTGAGCGTGAACCGCTTTAGTGGGCGGCTGGAAGTACGCCCTAGTCAGCTGGGACTCTTCGTGTTCGGTATCAAATGCTCGGAATACCGCAAGGGAATAAAAATCAGCGAGGTGCGCCGCGACTTCCAGCTTCAGGTCATCGACTGCCCGCGCAACACCAAGCCCGAGGTGAAAGTGTTGCTGCCGGGCAGCAACCAACCCTACCAGCCCGGCCGGGACGTGCTGCAACTGGGGCCCAGCAACGGCCGCTGCCTGAAGCTGCGCTTCACCGACCCCGACCCTACTTCCCGGCTTAGCCTGTCGATCCGCCCGGTCAACTTCACTGCCCCGCTACCCACGTTCACCGTGTCGCAGGGTATGGTGCGCACGACCGGCGCGCCCGACACCCTGTTTTCGGAGCTGTGCTTTTCCAAATGCCTCGACACGAAGGGTCGAGTGTATCTGCTCGACGTCATTGTGGCCGACAACGGCTGCAGCCTGCCCAAGCGCGACACGGTGCGCCTGGCCTTTACCGGTATCCCCGACCCCAATAGTGTGCCCACGGTAGCCACCACGGCTGGGCCCGGCCTGCCCCTTCGTGTGCGCATCGGCGACCTGGTGACCTTCCAGGTGACGGGCCGGGACCCCGACTCCGACCCCGTAACGCTGGAGATGATCGGCCGGGGCTTTACGCCGGGCAGCGTGGGTGCCACGATGGTGCAGAACACGACCGGCGCCTCGGTAAACGGCACCTTTACCTGGCGCGTGCCCTGCCCGCCGACGGATAAATTTCTGTACGAATTCGAGTTTAGGGCCGCCGCTAAGCCCTGCGACGAACGCCAGGCTTCGCCGCCGATAGTGGTGCCCATTCAAATCGAATACGCCAACACCCCCCCGACGCTCACGGCCTCTGACGCGGCCCCACTTATCCGGCACCGGTTGGGTGAGCCTTACCAGCTTACCCTCGAAGGCCTCGATGCGGATAATGACCAACTGACCTTGACGGCCTCCGTCGACGGACTTACGCTGGCCGAAGCCGGGATGCGCTTTACCGCCCGCAACGGCGCGGGCAAGGCAACGGCTACTTTCGAGTGGGACCCGAGCTGCACGGTGGCCCAGCGCGAAATCACCGAAGTCACGTTTCAGTTGCAGGAAACTACTTGCCGGCCGGTGCCCATTAGCCGCACAATGCGCTTTGAGGTGCTGCGGCCCGAGTATCCGCCCTTCATGCCGGCCAACATCTTCACGCCCAACAACGACGGTAACCACGACTTCTTCGAGCTGCCCACCCTGCCGCCCGACTTCTGCGACTCCCGCCTGGCCAACATCAAAATTTTCAGCCGCTGGGGAAATATGGTGTACCAGACGACCAACCGCACCTTTAAGTGGGATGGGGGCGGCCTGCCCGCCGGCGTTTACTTTCTGCTAATTGAGTTCACCGACAAAAGCTACCGGGGCACCGTAACCATTGCGCCCTAG
- a CDS encoding M1 family aminopeptidase has product MRRILYSLLTSGLLAGAAQAQIPSYQPQRADLDGTAARSCALTHQQGALRQPAATVRHRQKMERYDVKYYKLDIALENNSRNVGGSVRMLAQSGPSLDSLAFELYPTLTIDSVVVNGKKVVGTRRALGDVTVRLAQAVPANSLFNAYIYYRGTAPNGNSAAIGNALDTEVDPDYGTSVTWSLSEPFNAYEWWPCKQVLTDKADSSDVWVTTSSLNKVGSNGVLERVTPRPNGKSRYEWKSRYPIAYYLVSVAVAPYVEYVNYANPAGGPTIPIVNYVYNTAALNDYREELDRTPGFIANFSNLVGLYPFAKEKYGHSMAPIGGGMEHQTMTTQDGFNFTLTAHELFHQWFGDNVTCASWQDIWLNESFASYGEYLSLNAFAAPAQARGWMDNAHAIAMQNPGGSVYVADTTSVNRIFSTRLSYKKGAAVVHMLRYLLNDDVKFFRALRTFQTRFSGSTARTSDLQRIFEAEAGSSLDTFFRQWYRGEGYPTFNVRWTQAGSSLYLKTSEMVSMPTVTPFFDTPVDYKINYSNGTSQTVRLRQSQAETSFTVPVAGTVTSLQVDPDQWLLNAPGTVSRDNTLSTKAAATMLPLAVYPNPCREVLQLSNLTMRTAQAVVTDMTGRVVLRQTVGASHTQLATAALIPGIYHLQVTTPEGEVSLARFVRE; this is encoded by the coding sequence ATGCGTCGTATTCTTTACTCCTTATTAACCAGCGGTTTGCTGGCCGGAGCTGCCCAGGCTCAGATACCCAGCTACCAGCCTCAGCGCGCCGACCTCGACGGCACGGCCGCCCGCAGCTGCGCCCTTACCCACCAGCAGGGAGCGCTGCGGCAGCCCGCCGCCACGGTTCGGCACCGCCAGAAGATGGAGCGTTACGACGTGAAGTACTATAAGCTTGACATTGCCCTCGAAAACAACTCGCGCAACGTGGGTGGCTCAGTGCGTATGCTGGCCCAAAGCGGCCCGAGCCTCGATTCGCTGGCCTTTGAGCTGTATCCCACGCTCACGATTGATTCGGTAGTAGTGAATGGCAAAAAAGTAGTGGGTACCCGCCGCGCCCTCGGCGACGTGACCGTGCGCCTGGCCCAGGCCGTGCCAGCCAACTCGCTTTTCAATGCTTACATCTACTACCGCGGCACGGCGCCCAACGGCAACTCGGCCGCCATCGGCAACGCCCTGGACACGGAAGTAGACCCGGATTATGGCACCAGCGTGACCTGGAGTCTGAGTGAGCCATTCAATGCCTACGAGTGGTGGCCCTGCAAGCAGGTGCTTACCGACAAAGCCGACTCCTCCGACGTGTGGGTGACGACTTCGAGCCTCAACAAGGTTGGCTCCAACGGCGTTCTGGAGCGGGTCACGCCCCGGCCCAATGGCAAAAGCCGCTACGAGTGGAAGTCCCGCTACCCTATTGCGTATTACCTGGTGTCGGTGGCTGTGGCGCCCTACGTGGAGTACGTGAACTACGCCAACCCCGCTGGTGGGCCCACCATTCCCATCGTCAACTACGTTTACAATACGGCGGCGCTGAATGACTACCGCGAGGAGTTGGACCGGACCCCGGGCTTTATTGCAAACTTCTCTAATCTAGTGGGCCTCTATCCGTTTGCCAAGGAAAAGTACGGGCATTCCATGGCACCCATCGGCGGCGGCATGGAGCACCAGACGATGACCACCCAGGATGGATTCAACTTCACGCTCACGGCCCACGAGCTGTTTCACCAGTGGTTTGGCGACAACGTGACCTGCGCTTCCTGGCAGGATATCTGGCTCAATGAGAGCTTTGCTTCCTACGGCGAATATCTCTCGCTCAATGCCTTTGCAGCGCCGGCCCAGGCCCGCGGCTGGATGGACAACGCCCACGCTATAGCCATGCAGAACCCCGGTGGCAGCGTGTACGTGGCCGATACGACCAGCGTCAACCGCATCTTCAGCACCCGGCTTAGCTACAAGAAAGGCGCGGCCGTAGTGCACATGCTGCGCTATTTACTTAACGATGACGTGAAGTTCTTCCGGGCCCTGCGCACCTTCCAGACGCGCTTTTCCGGCAGCACGGCCCGCACCAGCGACCTGCAGCGCATCTTCGAAGCCGAAGCCGGCAGCTCGCTCGATACCTTTTTCCGCCAGTGGTACCGTGGCGAAGGCTACCCGACTTTCAACGTGCGCTGGACTCAGGCCGGCAGCTCGCTCTATCTGAAAACCTCCGAAATGGTGTCGATGCCCACCGTAACGCCCTTCTTCGATACCCCGGTCGACTACAAAATCAACTACAGCAATGGTACCAGCCAGACGGTCCGCCTGCGGCAAAGCCAGGCTGAAACAAGCTTCACCGTGCCCGTGGCCGGCACCGTGACCAGCCTCCAGGTAGACCCCGACCAGTGGCTGCTCAACGCCCCTGGCACGGTCAGCCGCGACAATACGCTCTCAACCAAAGCGGCCGCTACCATGCTGCCCCTGGCAGTATACCCCAACCCTTGCCGCGAGGTGCTGCAGCTGAGCAACCTGACCATGCGCACGGCTCAGGCCGTGGTGACGGACATGACCGGCCGCGTGGTACTGCGCCAGACCGTAGGCGCCAGCCACACCCAGCTCGCCACGGCTGCCCTGATTCCGGGAATCTATCACCTGCAGGTAACAACTCCGGAAGGCGAGGTTTCGCTGGCTCGGTTTGTGCGCGAGTAG
- a CDS encoding DUF2147 domain-containing protein has protein sequence MKTFLFSLLFFLACSWGAVAQTTVPLGVWADDAGESHIEIYRCGELLCGKLVWLQEPQEATTGKPKLDAHNPDPEKRTTPLQNMPVLQGLRYNPSSDRWEDGQIYDPSNGRTYSCYLSLAGKDKLEVKGYIGFSLIGRSHYWMRVK, from the coding sequence TTGAAAACTTTCCTGTTTAGTCTGCTTTTCTTTCTGGCCTGCTCGTGGGGAGCCGTGGCCCAAACGACCGTGCCGCTGGGCGTCTGGGCCGATGATGCCGGCGAATCGCACATTGAAATCTACCGCTGCGGTGAGTTGTTGTGCGGCAAGCTGGTGTGGTTGCAAGAGCCCCAGGAAGCCACCACAGGCAAGCCCAAGCTGGACGCGCACAATCCCGACCCCGAAAAGCGCACGACCCCGCTGCAGAATATGCCGGTATTGCAGGGCCTGCGCTACAATCCCAGCTCCGACCGGTGGGAAGACGGACAGATCTATGACCCCAGCAACGGCCGCACTTATTCCTGCTACCTGAGCCTGGCGGGCAAGGATAAGCTGGAGGTGAAAGGTTACATTGGCTTTTCTCTAATTGGCCGCTCTCACTACTGGATGCGGGTCAAGTAG
- a CDS encoding DUF2147 domain-containing protein, producing MKKTLFLCLALLLGFTSLASAQKLSPLGIWTNEEKKATFEIYQQGDKLYGKIVSLTVPNDPATGKPKLDTQNPDTKLRNRPRLGLVFMKDFKKDSENKWDDGTIYNPEDGKTYSCYMKVLNANTMEVKGYIGFSLIGKSQTWTRVK from the coding sequence ATGAAAAAAACCCTGTTCCTCTGTCTGGCGCTGCTGTTGGGCTTTACCAGCCTGGCGTCGGCCCAAAAACTCTCTCCCCTCGGTATCTGGACCAACGAGGAAAAGAAGGCTACGTTCGAAATTTACCAGCAAGGCGACAAACTCTATGGTAAAATCGTGTCGCTGACCGTGCCCAATGACCCAGCTACCGGCAAGCCCAAGCTCGACACCCAAAACCCCGATACCAAGCTGCGCAACCGGCCCCGTCTGGGCCTGGTGTTCATGAAGGATTTCAAGAAGGACAGCGAAAACAAGTGGGACGACGGCACCATCTACAACCCCGAAGATGGCAAAACTTACTCCTGCTATATGAAGGTACTCAATGCCAATACCATGGAAGTGAAAGGCTACATCGGCTTCTCTTTGATTGGCAAGTCCCAGACCTGGACCCGGGTGAAATAA
- a CDS encoding C40 family peptidase yields the protein MRYVWLTFLTLVTGILAFFGWQHFHKQPGRVLAIVSPSVPARPVSDTMAPATLAAGELPQAERLVDFAMQQLGSPYTYAGTTPSGGFDCSGFLMYVYNHVGVAVPHSTALLIDAGRAVPREQARRGDMVIFTGTAKTSTTPGHAGIIISEPGEPLRFIHSSSARRESGVKISQVEGTDYERRFMGVRRVLGIGPATAAPATTAANSARPAAVPALRPKKPQVATKLVVAAPKVIHRPVKRTKTKTMVKSARTTPSKSKAKVTTRKPAAKPAAKKPAPKKPGTKKPVAPRS from the coding sequence ATGCGTTACGTCTGGCTTACATTTCTTACCCTGGTCACTGGAATCCTGGCTTTTTTCGGCTGGCAGCACTTTCATAAGCAGCCGGGTCGCGTGCTGGCCATAGTCAGCCCCAGCGTCCCAGCCCGGCCCGTTTCCGATACCATGGCCCCGGCTACCCTGGCGGCAGGGGAACTGCCCCAGGCCGAGCGCCTCGTCGACTTCGCCATGCAGCAGCTTGGCTCTCCTTATACTTACGCGGGCACTACTCCCAGCGGCGGCTTCGACTGCTCGGGCTTTTTGATGTACGTGTACAACCACGTAGGCGTGGCCGTGCCGCACTCCACGGCCCTGCTCATCGATGCGGGCCGGGCGGTGCCGCGGGAACAGGCCCGGCGCGGCGATATGGTTATCTTCACCGGCACGGCCAAAACCTCGACTACGCCCGGCCACGCGGGCATTATCATCTCCGAACCGGGCGAGCCGCTACGGTTTATTCACTCCTCCTCGGCCCGCCGCGAGTCAGGCGTGAAAATCAGCCAGGTAGAAGGCACCGACTACGAGCGGCGGTTTATGGGCGTCCGGCGGGTGCTGGGCATAGGGCCTGCTACTGCTGCCCCGGCTACTACGGCGGCTAACTCGGCTCGTCCGGCAGCAGTACCAGCGCTCCGGCCCAAAAAACCTCAAGTGGCCACCAAGCTGGTAGTAGCCGCCCCGAAAGTCATTCACCGCCCTGTGAAGCGCACTAAAACCAAGACGATGGTAAAATCGGCCCGTACCACGCCTTCCAAAAGTAAAGCGAAGGTGACTACGCGCAAGCCCGCAGCCAAACCAGCGGCGAAGAAGCCAGCGCCTAAAAAGCCAGGCACAAAAAAGCCGGTAGCTCCCAGAAGCTAA
- a CDS encoding M61 family metallopeptidase, producing the protein MMHSYFRRLLAVAAVLLLSQFAPARAASTLRYTLSMPAPQTHYFEVDMALGGFSKAYTDVKMPVWAPGSYLVREFAKNVEGFEAKAGTETLRTEKVSKNTWRVYHPKAKDFTVHYRVYAFELSVRTSFIDAAHGYLNGTSVFMYPAEGLQLPSTLTVQPAQGWTQVTTSLKPAGGAFTFRSANYDELADSPIEIGTHKVLSFEANGTPHTIAMFGNPQYDEARLLNDMKRTCEEAHRVVGQNPLDRYVFIIHNIDRGTGGLEHLFSTTLSVSRNAYSSEAGWKGFLGLVAHEYFHLWNVKRIRPVALGPFNYDAENYTRMLWVSEGGTEYFSNLIVQRAGFVTPEGYLADLSNGIGRVENTPGNKQQAASESSFDAWIKYYRPNENSQNTGISYYDKGEVIGAVLDLMIINETKGQKSLDDVMRYLYDQYYKKLGRGFTDDEYQDAVAKVAGRRFDDFFRKNVYGTETLPYNTALGYAGLTLTTTPVSSDAALGANVSTAGGKYTVTSVVRNGSAWQGGLSVADEILAINGTRLTDDPNKLLTGAPAGATIMLLVNRDGQIKELSLPLVANATQRYRIEKLPNPTAAQQTVFSKWLRTK; encoded by the coding sequence ATGATGCATTCTTATTTCCGCCGGCTGCTGGCCGTAGCTGCGGTACTGCTGCTGAGCCAGTTTGCGCCGGCTCGGGCAGCCTCCACGTTGCGCTACACCCTATCGATGCCGGCCCCACAGACGCACTACTTCGAGGTCGATATGGCCCTGGGCGGCTTCAGCAAGGCGTACACGGACGTAAAGATGCCCGTCTGGGCACCAGGGTCTTATCTAGTACGGGAATTTGCCAAAAACGTGGAGGGCTTCGAAGCCAAAGCTGGCACCGAAACCCTCCGGACCGAGAAAGTCAGCAAGAACACCTGGCGGGTATATCACCCGAAAGCCAAGGATTTTACAGTGCATTACCGCGTGTATGCCTTCGAGCTGAGCGTGCGCACCAGCTTTATCGACGCGGCCCACGGCTACCTCAACGGCACCAGCGTATTTATGTACCCGGCAGAAGGGCTGCAGTTGCCCAGCACGCTCACGGTACAGCCGGCCCAGGGCTGGACTCAGGTGACAACCAGTCTGAAGCCCGCCGGCGGGGCCTTCACGTTTCGCTCGGCCAACTACGACGAGCTGGCCGACTCGCCCATTGAAATCGGGACCCACAAGGTGCTCAGCTTCGAGGCCAATGGTACGCCCCACACCATTGCCATGTTCGGCAACCCCCAGTATGACGAGGCCCGGCTGCTCAACGACATGAAGCGCACCTGCGAGGAGGCCCACCGGGTGGTAGGCCAGAACCCGCTGGACCGCTACGTGTTCATCATTCACAACATTGACCGGGGGACCGGCGGCCTGGAGCACCTGTTCTCGACCACCCTGTCGGTTTCGCGCAACGCGTATAGCTCGGAGGCAGGCTGGAAAGGCTTCCTGGGTTTGGTGGCCCACGAGTATTTCCACCTCTGGAACGTGAAGCGCATCCGCCCCGTAGCCTTGGGTCCGTTCAACTACGACGCCGAAAACTACACCCGCATGCTGTGGGTGAGTGAAGGCGGCACCGAGTACTTCAGCAACCTGATTGTGCAGCGGGCCGGCTTTGTAACGCCCGAGGGCTACCTGGCTGACCTCAGCAACGGCATCGGCCGGGTCGAGAATACGCCCGGCAACAAGCAGCAGGCCGCCTCCGAGTCGAGCTTCGACGCCTGGATCAAGTACTACCGGCCCAATGAAAACTCGCAGAATACCGGCATCAGCTACTACGATAAGGGTGAGGTAATCGGGGCCGTGCTGGATTTGATGATTATCAACGAGACCAAGGGCCAGAAAAGCCTCGACGACGTGATGCGCTACCTCTACGACCAGTACTACAAGAAGCTGGGCCGGGGCTTTACCGACGACGAGTACCAGGATGCCGTGGCCAAAGTGGCCGGCCGCCGCTTCGACGACTTCTTCCGCAAAAACGTGTACGGCACCGAAACCCTGCCCTACAACACGGCTCTGGGCTACGCCGGGCTGACGCTAACCACCACGCCCGTATCATCGGATGCTGCTCTGGGCGCCAACGTCAGCACCGCGGGCGGCAAGTACACCGTGACCAGCGTAGTGCGCAACGGCAGCGCCTGGCAAGGTGGCCTGAGCGTAGCCGATGAAATTCTGGCCATCAACGGCACCCGCCTCACCGACGACCCCAACAAGCTGCTGACCGGTGCCCCGGCCGGCGCGACTATCATGCTGCTCGTTAACCGCGACGGACAAATCAAGGAGCTGAGCCTGCCGCTGGTAGCCAACGCCACCCAGCGCTACCGTATCGAGAAGCTGCCCAACCCCACAGCGGCTCAGCAAACGGTGTTCAGCAAGTGGCTACGCACTAAGTAG
- a CDS encoding S8 family peptidase, translating into MRTITLQAALLGLFLAGCQQPADDQLLPQPAENPKEALSSQQLDEQIIQKLNQDGRFDWNRTTPHFVWSALTRSDYVLSVGYQPLDCNTDIPEDAATDPTWQAARQRVLELILAEERKTRPDLTLNDLIAYEENVLPVLDVTVRELSTIQRLRSSKLVRYAEPMGYEPNRPATTANKGAAALSSSGCGNNTATAGLVAGSDYTTLSNGSKSSWNQADQYHGIRASWSQSTGQGVKIVIIDSGSSDAQENLGSAFNQGLSSGRTIERLVTLPRNSVFGIPYGDAETPNDGCGHGTSMAGAAAAPRGADGASVGVAYNASLITIRAAEDVFIDGSREVKGVSDAYILAGNRADVRIISMSMGRLTSSSQMADAIRYAYGKGKLIFCAAGTSFDWSAGIVGVIYPASLAEAVAVTGVKDNLTTRCDECHTGADVEFTVVMQRTSNDRRPLTLAMSGDAPSTVGGSSVATASMAGMAAVVWSRYPSETRAQIMSRLVANSSNRAARSSSFGWGRVNVGAAVGALPL; encoded by the coding sequence ATGCGTACCATTACCCTTCAAGCGGCCCTGCTTGGGCTGTTTCTGGCCGGCTGTCAGCAGCCGGCCGACGACCAGCTGCTGCCCCAGCCGGCCGAAAACCCTAAGGAGGCGCTCAGCAGCCAGCAGCTCGACGAGCAAATCATCCAGAAGCTTAACCAGGACGGCCGCTTCGACTGGAACCGGACCACGCCCCACTTCGTGTGGAGCGCCCTGACCCGCTCCGACTACGTGCTGTCGGTGGGCTACCAGCCCCTGGACTGTAACACCGATATTCCGGAGGATGCCGCCACTGACCCCACCTGGCAGGCCGCCCGCCAGCGGGTGCTGGAGCTGATTCTGGCCGAGGAGCGCAAAACCCGGCCCGATCTAACGCTCAACGACCTGATTGCCTACGAGGAAAACGTGCTGCCCGTGCTCGACGTGACCGTGCGCGAGCTGAGCACCATTCAGCGGCTGCGCAGCTCCAAGCTGGTCCGCTACGCCGAGCCCATGGGCTATGAACCCAACCGGCCCGCTACCACGGCCAACAAAGGTGCGGCCGCGCTTAGCAGCAGCGGCTGCGGCAACAACACGGCCACGGCCGGCCTGGTGGCCGGCTCCGACTACACCACGCTCAGCAACGGCAGCAAATCGAGTTGGAACCAGGCCGACCAGTACCACGGCATCCGGGCCAGCTGGAGCCAGAGCACCGGCCAGGGCGTGAAAATAGTCATCATCGATTCAGGCAGCTCCGACGCCCAGGAAAACCTGGGTTCGGCCTTCAACCAGGGCTTGAGCAGCGGCCGTACCATTGAGCGGCTGGTGACACTGCCCCGCAATTCCGTCTTCGGCATCCCGTACGGCGACGCTGAAACGCCTAACGACGGCTGCGGCCACGGCACCAGTATGGCCGGCGCCGCCGCGGCCCCCCGCGGTGCCGACGGGGCCTCGGTGGGCGTAGCTTACAACGCCAGCCTGATAACCATCCGGGCCGCCGAGGACGTGTTCATTGATGGCAGCCGGGAAGTGAAGGGCGTGTCGGACGCTTACATTCTGGCCGGCAACCGGGCCGACGTGCGCATCATCAGCATGAGCATGGGCCGCCTGACTTCGTCCTCGCAAATGGCCGACGCCATTCGCTACGCCTACGGCAAGGGCAAGCTCATCTTCTGCGCCGCCGGCACTTCCTTCGACTGGAGCGCGGGCATAGTCGGGGTAATTTACCCGGCCTCGCTGGCCGAAGCCGTGGCCGTAACGGGCGTGAAAGACAACCTGACGACCCGCTGCGACGAGTGCCACACCGGTGCCGACGTAGAATTCACTGTGGTAATGCAGCGCACCAGCAACGACCGGCGCCCCCTGACACTGGCCATGAGCGGCGACGCGCCCAGCACCGTGGGCGGCTCGTCGGTGGCTACGGCCAGCATGGCCGGTATGGCTGCCGTGGTGTGGTCGCGCTACCCCTCCGAAACCCGGGCCCAGATTATGAGCCGTTTGGTGGCCAACAGCAGCAACCGCGCGGCCCGCAGCAGCAGCTTCGGCTGGGGCCGCGTGAATGTAGGAGCCGCCGTAGGAGCATTGCCGCTGTAA